From Alteribacter lacisalsi, a single genomic window includes:
- the gatC gene encoding Asp-tRNA(Asn)/Glu-tRNA(Gln) amidotransferase subunit GatC, whose protein sequence is MERITKSQIKHVAHLARLEFTDHEVEMFSEQLDSIINFAEQLNELDTSNVEPTSHVFDVRNVLREDEVKPSLEQDEALKNAPATKDGQVKIPTVFE, encoded by the coding sequence ATGGAACGGATAACAAAAAGCCAGATCAAGCACGTGGCGCACCTGGCGCGGCTTGAATTTACGGATCACGAAGTGGAGATGTTCTCCGAGCAACTGGATTCGATTATCAACTTTGCCGAACAGCTCAATGAGCTCGACACCTCAAACGTGGAGCCGACCTCCCACGTGTTTGACGTGCGCAATGTGCTTCGTGAAGACGAAGTGAAGCCGTCGCTCGAGCAGGACGAAGCGCTGAAAAACGCCCCGGCCACGAAAGACGGACAAGTGAAAATTCCAACCGTGTTTGAATAA
- the gatA gene encoding Asp-tRNA(Asn)/Glu-tRNA(Gln) amidotransferase subunit GatA, with translation MSILDQRFAQIHEQLHKKELSVSDLVDASYKRIHEVDGTINAFIHLNEEGARSQAKKMDDHLGKNDITSVLFGLPAGIKDNISTKGLRTTCASKILDRFEPLYNATVMNKLETEQSINIGKVNMDEFAMGSSNENSAYGVVRNPWDPDRVPGGSSGGSAATVAAGEVMFSLGTDTGGSIREPAAFCGCVGLKPTYGRVSRFGLVAFASSLDQIGPLTRTVEDNAHVLQAISGHDPMDSTSAGVDVPTFVDALTGDLRGKKIAVPQEYFNEGVDIEVRNSVREALAVLEKQGATWEEVSLPHTKYAIATYYLLASSEASANLSRFDGIRYGERVEDERLIETYMKTRSKYFGNEVKRRVMLGTFALSSGYYDALYKKAQKVRTLIKQDFDEIFLKYDAVVGPTTPTTAFKIGDKIDDPLTMYMTDILTVPVSLAGLPAISVPCGFSEGMPVGLQVIGNHFDEKTVYQVAHAFEQATDYHKQKPEL, from the coding sequence ATGTCTATTCTTGACCAGCGATTTGCTCAGATTCACGAGCAGTTACATAAAAAAGAGCTGTCTGTGAGTGACCTTGTGGATGCGTCGTACAAACGAATCCATGAAGTGGACGGCACAATCAATGCGTTTATTCATTTAAATGAAGAAGGTGCCCGCAGCCAGGCGAAAAAGATGGATGATCATCTTGGAAAGAACGACATCACGAGCGTTCTCTTCGGTCTTCCGGCAGGCATTAAGGACAACATCAGCACAAAAGGTCTGAGAACGACCTGTGCGAGTAAAATACTCGACCGGTTTGAACCGCTGTACAACGCAACGGTCATGAACAAGCTTGAAACCGAGCAGAGCATTAACATTGGAAAAGTAAACATGGACGAGTTTGCCATGGGATCGTCCAATGAAAATTCCGCCTACGGGGTCGTGCGCAACCCTTGGGACCCGGATCGTGTACCGGGCGGTTCAAGCGGCGGGTCGGCAGCGACGGTTGCAGCCGGGGAAGTCATGTTTTCCCTCGGTACCGACACAGGCGGATCGATCCGCGAGCCTGCTGCATTCTGCGGCTGCGTCGGGCTGAAACCAACATACGGCCGGGTGTCGCGCTTTGGTCTCGTGGCGTTTGCCTCATCTCTTGATCAGATCGGCCCACTCACCCGAACGGTGGAAGATAACGCTCACGTACTGCAGGCGATTTCGGGCCACGATCCGATGGATTCCACGAGCGCCGGCGTGGACGTGCCTACGTTTGTGGATGCCCTGACCGGGGATCTGCGCGGCAAGAAGATTGCCGTCCCTCAGGAGTATTTCAATGAAGGGGTCGACATCGAGGTTCGTAACAGTGTGCGCGAAGCCCTTGCGGTTCTTGAAAAACAGGGGGCAACGTGGGAGGAAGTTTCCCTTCCCCATACGAAATATGCCATTGCGACGTACTACCTGCTTGCCTCGTCGGAAGCGTCGGCGAATCTGTCGCGCTTTGACGGAATCCGCTACGGGGAACGGGTGGAGGACGAGCGCCTCATTGAAACGTACATGAAAACCCGCAGTAAATACTTCGGCAACGAAGTGAAGCGCCGTGTCATGCTCGGTACGTTTGCGCTCAGCTCAGGATATTACGACGCCCTTTATAAAAAAGCGCAGAAGGTCCGTACGCTCATTAAGCAGGATTTTGATGAAATCTTCCTGAAGTATGATGCAGTTGTGGGTCCGACCACGCCGACGACGGCCTTTAAAATCGGCGATAAAATTGACGATCCGCTCACGATGTATATGACGGATATTCTCACGGTTCCCGTGAGCCTTGCAGGGCTGCCGGCGATCAGTGTGCCGTGCGGTTTTTCCGAAGGCATGCCGGTCGGACTGCAGGTTATCGGCAACCATTTCGATGAAAAAACAGTCTACCAGGTGGCGCATGCGTTTGAGCAGGCCACAGACTACCATAAACAGAAGCCGGAACTATAA